From one Lycium barbarum isolate Lr01 chromosome 6, ASM1917538v2, whole genome shotgun sequence genomic stretch:
- the LOC132599008 gene encoding cysteine proteinase mucunain-like codes for MAFSIRTCLFFLLTFVVLSSALDMSIISYDEKHGDLGTTHDRTDDEVKGLYESWLVKHGKNYNAIGEKEKRFEIFKDNLRFIDEHNNAETQPYKLGLNRFSDLTNEEYRAMYVGGRLDRKTRLLKKPKSDRYGFREGEELPENVDWREKGAVNPVKDQGQCGSCWAFSTVGAVEGINQIVTGELISLSEQELVDCDKSYNQGCNGGLMDYAFEFIKNNGGIDTEDDYPYHAQDGTCDSNRKNARVVSIDGYEDVPENDEKSLMKAVANQPVSVAIEAGGRAFQHYSSGVFTGYCGTQLDHGVVVVGYGTENGSDYWIVRNSWGPNWGESGYIRLERNFANSTSGKCGIAMEPSYPLKNGANPPNPGPSPPSPVTPPTVCDEYYSCPEGTTCCCIYRYGEYCFGWGCCPYESATCCDDNYSCCPQDYPVCDVDAGTCLMSKDNPLKVKAMKRGPARVNWSGVKSNRKVSYA; via the exons ATGGCTTTTTCCATCAGGACGTGTTTGTTTTTTCTTCTTACATTCGTTGTTCTTTCATCTGCACTTGACATGTCCATTATCAGTTACGACGAAAAGCATGGAGATTTAGGAACAACACATGATCGTACAGATGATGAAGTAAAAGGATTATACGAATCTTGGCTTGTTAAACACGGAAAGAATTACAATGCCATTGGTGAGAAAGAAAAAAGATTTGAGATTTTTAAGGATAATTTAAGATTCATCGATGAACATAACAACGCTGAAACACAACCATATAAACTTGGTTTGAATCGATTTTCTGATCTTACCAATGAAGAATACCGTGCCATGTACGTGGGTGGTAGGTTAGATAGAAAAACAAGGTTGTTGAAGAAACCTAAAAGCGACCGTTATGGTTTTAGGGAAGGTGAAGAGTTACCGGAAAACGTTGATTGGAGAGAAAAAGGTGCTGTTAACCCTGTTAAAGATCAAGGCCAATGTG GGAGTTGCTGGGCATTCTCAACGGTTGGTGCTGTTGAAGGAATAAATCAAATTGTAACCGGTGAATTAATTTCCCTATCAGAGCAAGAGCTTGTTGATTGTGACAAGAGTTATAACCAGGGATGTAACGGCGGTCTCATGGACTACGCCTTTGAATTCATTAAAAACAACGGTGGCATTGACACTGAAGATGACTATCCttaccatgctcaagatggtaCTTGTGATTCAAACAGG AAAAATGCCCGGGTTGTCTCCATTGATGGATACGAAGATGTTCCAGAAAACGATGAGAAGTCGTTGATGAAGGCTGTGGCAAATCAACCAGTTAGTGTTGCTATTGAAGCTGGTGGCAGAGCTTTCCAGCACTACTCTTCG GGTGTTTTCACTGGATATTGTGGAACACAACTAGACCACGGTGTAGTTGTAGTTGGCTACGGGACAGAAAATGGTTCAGATTACTGGATTGTGAGGAATTCGTGGGGTCCTAACTGGGGAGAAAGTGGATACATTAGGCTCGAGCGCAATTTTGCTAATAGCACTAGTGGAAAGTGTGGAATTGCAATGGAGCCCTCTTACCCTCTTAAAAATGGCGCGAATCCTCCTAATCCTGGTCCATCTCCTCCTAGTCCTGTAACACCACCAACTGTTTGTGACGAGTACTATAGCTGCCCCGAGGGCACTACTTGCTGCTGCATTTATCGGTATGGCGAATACTGTTTCGGCTGGGGATGCTGTCCTTATGAGTCTGCTACCTGCTGTGATGACAACTACAGCTGCTGTCCGCAGGATTATCCTGTCTGTGATGTTGATGCAGGCACTTGCCTAATG AGCAAGGATAATCCATTGAAGGTAAAAGCAATGAAGCGAGGTCCTGCTAGAGTGAACTGGTCAGGAGTGAAATCTAACAGGAAAGTGAGTTATGCTTGA